The genomic region TGCGGCGGCCGAACCTCCAGACCCGCGCGGAGGCCGCGACAGCGACGATGATGATCAGGCCCTGCACCGAGTCGCGCCAGGTCGAGGGCACGTGCAGCACGGTGAGCAGGACGAAGAGGAGCTCGAGGGCGTAGGCGCCCGCGGCGGCCGACAGGACCCAGCCACGTCCGCCGCCGAGCAGCACGCCGCCAACCACCACCGCGGTGATGGCCGAGAACTCGTAGCCCTGGCCCACGGCCCGGCCGCCGGCGTAGCCGACCAGGATGATGCCGGCGACCGTGGCCGACAGCGACGAGATCATGAACGCGCGCGTCTTGATCCACCACACGGACGTGCCGCCGAGCCGCGCGGCCTCGGGGTTGTCGCCCGTGGCCACGAGCGAGCGACCGAACGGGCGCCGCATCGAGAAGGCCGCGACGGCGGCGATCACGACGACGATGAGCAGGGGGTAGGGCACGACCTCGACGACCGGTACGTCCTCGATGCCGCCCCGCCCGATCTCGCGGAACTCGTCGACCGGGTTGCCGGCCGGTGCGACCCCGGCGACGTAGCGGACGACGCCGAACAGCGCGAGCATGGTGCCCAGCGTCACGATGAAGCTCGGCACCCGCAGCAGCGTCGTGACGAGTCCGTTCACCAGGCCGATCAGCGCGCCCACGACGAGCATCAGCAGCAGGACGGGCACGACCTGGCTGGCGTCGTCGCCGGCCATGTTGCCCGCGATGATGACCTGCGTCGTGACGACCGCTCCCATCGACAGGTCGAACTCGCCCGACACGATGACGTAGTACTGCCCCATGGCCGCGATCGCGATGGGTGCCGTGCGACCCGCGAACCGGATCAGCGACGACGGGTCACCGAAGTTCGGGTTGCTGATGATGATCGACGCCAGCAGGACCACGACGAGCACGTAGACCGCTCCGCCGGGGGTGGCGGCGCCGGACGCCAGGCGGGCCCCCAGGGAGCGCGAGTGCGCCGGGAGCTGCCGCTCGGTGGTGGACGTCGTCATCGGACCTCCTGGGTCTGGGGTGTCGTACCGACCGGCGGGACGGATCGGTCGAAGCGGGTCGGACGCACCTGCAGGTTGCGGCGGGCGTAGACCGCCACGGCGGCGATGATGATGACGCCGCGCACGACGTCCTTGAGGAACGGGTTGACCTGGAGGGCGCCCATCGTGCTGTCCATGACGGCGAAGATCGCGACGCCGCCGAGGGTGCCAATGACGCCGCCGCGGCCGCCGGCGAGCAGGGTTCCGCCGAGGACGACCGCAGCGATCGAGAGCAGGTCGTACCCGCCCTGCGAGCCGATCGTGGGGCTCCCGACGCTCAGTCGTGAGAGCAGGAGCAGGCCCGCGACCCCGGCCAGCACCGAGCAGAGGACGTGGGCCAGGACGACCGGCGGCGAGATGCGGAGCCCGGAGAGCCGCGCCACCTCGGGGCTGCCGCCGACGGCGTACATGTGGTGCCCAACGCGGGTCCGGCTCAGCATCAGGTACACGGCGGCCGCCAGCGC from Aeromicrobium sp. Sec7.5 harbors:
- a CDS encoding ABC transporter permease; protein product: MTTSTTERQLPAHSRSLGARLASGAATPGGAVYVLVVVLLASIIISNPNFGDPSSLIRFAGRTAPIAIAAMGQYYVIVSGEFDLSMGAVVTTQVIIAGNMAGDDASQVVPVLLLMLVVGALIGLVNGLVTTLLRVPSFIVTLGTMLALFGVVRYVAGVAPAGNPVDEFREIGRGGIEDVPVVEVVPYPLLIVVVIAAVAAFSMRRPFGRSLVATGDNPEAARLGGTSVWWIKTRAFMISSLSATVAGIILVGYAGGRAVGQGYEFSAITAVVVGGVLLGGGRGWVLSAAAGAYALELLFVLLTVLHVPSTWRDSVQGLIIIVAVAASARVWRFGRRSADEPGPAPPQASASTPDSDTPTPPTSGTHQGEQR